One window of the Lipingzhangella halophila genome contains the following:
- a CDS encoding helix-turn-helix domain-containing protein, which produces MTDATELAAKAGDGDPRVGLRAVAALRQLLERLEAVQVRSARAQGWAWQEIAAELGVSKQAVHKKHGRR; this is translated from the coding sequence ATGACGGACGCGACGGAGCTCGCCGCGAAGGCCGGCGACGGCGACCCCAGGGTCGGGTTGCGCGCTGTGGCCGCACTGCGCCAGCTCCTTGAGCGGCTGGAGGCGGTGCAGGTACGCAGCGCCCGCGCCCAGGGGTGGGCGTGGCAGGAGATCGCGGCGGAGCTGGGTGTGAGCAAGCAGGCGGTGCACAAGAAGCACGGGAGGCGATGA
- a CDS encoding sensor domain-containing protein — MSFLTRLSTDTRYLLFSFPLALIGFALLVVGFSLGIGTAVIGIGLPVLAATLAVARRLGDIERHALPEILDQRAAQPAAPVPPAGPGIGPRLRVALGSGRSWLDLLHGVVTFPVTVVCSSLTFAWWVGAVGALAWPLYGWVLRGAIPDYVSLPQLIDVGGGYVTDSAFYVACGVLLAVTLPPLVRGLALTRARLAQIILTAAPMPAPFDGPGPMMAPPPAPVAGAAPGMVR; from the coding sequence ATGAGCTTCCTGACGCGCCTCAGCACCGACACCCGCTACCTTCTCTTCTCGTTCCCGCTGGCCCTGATCGGCTTCGCGCTACTGGTGGTCGGCTTCTCCCTCGGCATCGGCACCGCGGTCATCGGCATCGGACTGCCCGTGCTCGCGGCGACCCTGGCCGTCGCCCGTCGGCTGGGCGATATCGAGCGCCACGCCTTGCCCGAGATCCTTGACCAGCGGGCCGCGCAGCCCGCTGCTCCGGTCCCGCCCGCGGGTCCGGGCATCGGGCCGCGCCTCCGCGTCGCGCTGGGAAGCGGCCGTTCCTGGCTGGATCTGCTGCACGGCGTGGTGACCTTCCCCGTCACGGTGGTCTGCTCGTCCCTCACGTTCGCCTGGTGGGTCGGTGCGGTCGGCGCGCTCGCCTGGCCGCTGTACGGCTGGGTCCTGCGCGGGGCGATCCCGGACTACGTCAGCCTCCCCCAGCTAATCGACGTGGGCGGGGGCTACGTCACGGACAGCGCCTTCTATGTCGCCTGCGGAGTCCTGCTCGCCGTCACCCTGCCGCCGCTGGTGCGCGGGCTCGCCCTCACCCGGGCCCGTCTCGCCCAGATCATCCTCACCGCCGCCCCCATGCCCGCCCCCTTCGACGGCCCTGGTCCGATGATGGCCCCGCCTCCGGCCCCGGTGGCGGGTGCCGCCCCGGGCATGGTCCGTTAG
- a CDS encoding Hsp20/alpha crystallin family protein — MLMRTDPVRDFDRLTQRLLGEAARPLTMPMDAYRDEDTYVVHFDLPGVRADSIDLQVERNVLTVRAVRDDATKGREVVMAERPSGSFSRQLFLGESLDGENISADYADGVLTLRVPVAEQAKPRKISVTEGTGSAGKITS; from the coding sequence ATGCTGATGCGCACTGATCCGGTTCGTGACTTCGACCGGCTTACCCAGCGCCTTCTCGGTGAGGCGGCGCGGCCGCTGACGATGCCGATGGACGCCTACCGGGACGAGGACACCTACGTGGTGCACTTCGACCTGCCGGGCGTCCGCGCCGACTCGATCGACCTGCAGGTAGAGCGGAACGTCCTCACTGTCCGGGCCGTGCGGGACGACGCGACCAAGGGCCGCGAGGTCGTCATGGCCGAGCGCCCGTCCGGAAGCTTCTCCCGCCAGCTGTTCCTGGGCGAGTCCCTCGACGGCGAGAACATCTCCGCCGACTACGCTGACGGTGTTCTCACCCTGCGGGTTCCCGTGGCCGAGCAGGCCAAGCCGCGCAAGATCAGTGTCACCGAGGGGACCGGTTCGGCCGGCAAGATCACGAGCTGA
- a CDS encoding DUF4429 domain-containing protein encodes MDQLHGDRATWRFDGESVLIRYHTGRRTDSVLDALGQCVLPLAAIASVEFRTERRGGWGRSRHWRLRARLDHKADPYAAVGSMLTEASDPFLLTGDADTELVAEYYAEQLGAAASATRETGVSAPAGLATHLVPPLPLHIQTVEGTASFDGTSAVLTWSGYEARSRKRKQQRREFPVARIARAEWVPPTYSGYFGYLRVVERADPDATGLTAVRRYLGGGEQPADSAATAPEHDLACLRFRGSRDQAEALLLAATITAHTWVRDKHQS; translated from the coding sequence ATGGACCAGTTGCACGGTGATCGCGCCACATGGCGGTTCGATGGCGAGTCGGTGCTGATCCGGTACCACACCGGACGGCGGACCGACTCCGTTCTCGACGCGCTCGGCCAGTGCGTCCTCCCCCTGGCCGCCATCGCCTCGGTGGAGTTCCGGACCGAACGCCGGGGCGGGTGGGGCCGCTCCCGGCACTGGCGGCTCCGGGCGCGGCTGGACCACAAAGCCGACCCCTACGCCGCGGTCGGCTCCATGCTCACAGAGGCGAGCGACCCGTTCCTGCTGACCGGCGACGCCGACACCGAGCTCGTCGCCGAGTACTACGCCGAGCAGCTCGGCGCCGCCGCATCCGCCACCCGCGAGACCGGGGTCAGCGCCCCCGCCGGTCTCGCGACCCACCTGGTTCCGCCGCTGCCGCTGCACATCCAGACCGTGGAGGGCACGGCCAGTTTCGACGGCACCAGCGCCGTGCTCACCTGGTCGGGATACGAGGCACGCTCCCGAAAGCGCAAGCAGCAACGCCGGGAGTTCCCCGTGGCCCGGATCGCGCGGGCCGAGTGGGTTCCTCCCACGTACTCCGGCTACTTCGGGTACCTGCGCGTTGTCGAGCGGGCGGACCCCGACGCCACAGGGCTGACCGCCGTCCGGCGCTACCTCGGGGGCGGGGAGCAGCCGGCCGACTCCGCGGCCACCGCTCCGGAGCACGACCTCGCCTGCCTGCGCTTCCGCGGTTCGCGTGACCAGGCCGAGGCGCTGCTCCTGGCGGCGACCATCACCGCACACACCTGGGTCCGCGACAAGCACCAGTCGTGA